One segment of Nitrosopumilus sp. DNA contains the following:
- a CDS encoding fibrillarin-like rRNA/tRNA 2'-O-methyltransferase: MAIEEEKVEQTKKDLVQIKRERSLEEDNQSFFWIKSDGERKLATENIVPGNQVYKEKLISKKGVEYRLWDPFRSKLAAAIMNELDYFPFENKSKVLYLGASTGTTVSHISDIVGPSGIVFAVEHASRVARDFLDRVATYRKNIMPILQDARKPKEYFSVFGKVDVVYVDIAQPDQTQIALDNCEMFLKKEGYFFLVIKTRSIDVTKSPKRIIEEETEKLRNKFHILQSIDLHPYDKDHAMIIAKSKN, translated from the coding sequence TTGGCGATAGAAGAAGAGAAGGTGGAGCAGACAAAGAAAGATCTGGTTCAAATAAAAAGAGAAAGAAGTTTGGAAGAAGATAATCAATCATTTTTTTGGATAAAATCAGATGGCGAAAGAAAACTAGCTACTGAAAATATAGTTCCTGGAAATCAAGTATACAAAGAAAAATTAATTTCTAAAAAAGGAGTGGAGTACAGATTATGGGATCCCTTTAGAAGTAAATTAGCAGCAGCAATTATGAATGAACTAGACTACTTTCCATTTGAAAATAAAAGTAAAGTTTTGTATTTAGGAGCATCAACTGGAACCACAGTAAGTCATATTTCAGACATTGTAGGTCCAAGTGGAATAGTTTTTGCAGTGGAACATGCAAGTAGAGTTGCAAGAGATTTTTTGGATAGAGTTGCAACATATAGAAAAAACATTATGCCAATACTTCAAGATGCGAGAAAACCTAAAGAATATTTTTCAGTATTTGGAAAAGTAGATGTTGTGTATGTTGATATTGCACAACCAGACCAAACACAAATTGCATTAGATAATTGTGAAATGTTTCTAAAAAAAGAAGGGTATTTTTTTCTAGTAATCAAAACAAGAAGCATAGATGTAACAAAATCACCAAAGAGAATAATAGAAGAAGAAACAGAAAAATTAAGAAATAAATTTCATATTTTACAATCCATTGATTTGCATCCATATGATAAGGATCATGCAATGATCATAGCAAAATCAAAAAATTAG
- the rnhB gene encoding ribonuclease HII: MQICGIDDAGRGSMLGPLVIAGISLDKRKLRKLSSLGVKDSKKLAPKSREILYKEIIKLVDSYYITKISPRIIDASVKNHCLNGLEAKYMAKVVSKLNADTSYVDSCDVNPNRFGKEISQLSNNHKIKSYHHADSRFVVVSAASILAKVSRDKAIAKLRKNHDLGSGYPSDSVTVTFVRKYYQINKSMPSFVRKSWKPVQKIILKS, from the coding sequence GTGCAAATTTGTGGTATTGATGATGCTGGAAGAGGCTCAATGTTAGGTCCACTAGTAATTGCAGGAATTTCATTAGATAAAAGAAAATTACGAAAATTATCTTCTTTGGGTGTTAAAGACTCTAAAAAACTAGCTCCGAAATCCCGTGAGATACTTTACAAGGAAATCATCAAACTAGTTGATAGTTATTACATAACAAAAATTTCTCCCCGAATCATTGATGCAAGTGTTAAAAATCACTGTTTGAATGGATTAGAGGCAAAATATATGGCAAAAGTTGTTTCAAAACTAAATGCTGATACATCATATGTTGATTCATGTGATGTAAATCCAAATAGATTTGGTAAGGAAATTTCTCAACTATCCAACAATCATAAAATTAAATCATATCATCATGCAGATAGTAGGTTTGTAGTAGTATCTGCTGCATCAATTTTAGCAAAAGTATCTAGAGATAAGGCAATAGCAAAATTGCGTAAAAATCATGATTTGGGAAGTGGATACCCATCAGATTCTGTTACTGTGACATTTGTTAGAAAATACTATCAAATCAATAAATCAATGCCTAGTTTTGTACGTAAAAGCTGGAAACCAGTCCAGAAAATTATTTTAAAAAGCTAA
- a CDS encoding tRNA (guanine-N1)-methyltransferase: protein MEFPDESFQEIVEGKTKLLVPKKSLTDKVPPKKPAFFNPKARLNRDFSIIAYAAFLNNFQAPKIFLEGLSGIGARGLRVANELDVDKVVINDLNPTALKMAEYSAKLNKLENVEFSEKEVCRFLSQYSKKGERGSIVDIDPFGSPAAFFDCGIRATMHGGILSTAATDLQVLNGLFQEACKRKYGGIPVRAEYGNEIAIRLILGCLRVVAARLGVTIIPLFVESDMHYYRTFVKILNRPDQQNNLGYIVHCKNCRHRKISLETQQTCELCKLKINLAGPLWIGKIFEKDFIQKMLLEISNLEIDKNCEKTLNKCLAESEMPGTYFTIDEIASKMKASPPKLENAISNLQKNNFLASVTSLNPTGFRTNANIDEIIKIFQSIQ, encoded by the coding sequence TTGGAATTTCCCGATGAATCATTTCAAGAAATAGTTGAAGGTAAAACAAAATTACTTGTACCAAAAAAATCATTAACAGATAAAGTTCCACCAAAAAAACCTGCATTCTTTAATCCAAAAGCTAGACTCAATAGAGATTTTTCTATAATTGCATATGCAGCTTTTCTCAATAATTTCCAAGCTCCAAAAATTTTCCTAGAAGGGCTATCAGGTATTGGTGCAAGAGGATTACGTGTTGCAAATGAATTAGATGTAGATAAAGTGGTAATTAATGATCTAAATCCAACGGCTCTAAAAATGGCTGAGTATTCAGCCAAGTTAAACAAATTAGAAAATGTAGAATTTTCTGAAAAAGAGGTATGCAGATTTTTAAGCCAATATTCAAAAAAAGGGGAACGAGGCTCAATTGTAGATATAGATCCATTTGGTTCTCCTGCAGCATTTTTTGACTGTGGAATTAGGGCAACTATGCATGGAGGAATTCTCTCAACTGCAGCCACAGATCTTCAAGTTCTAAATGGGTTATTCCAAGAGGCATGTAAGAGAAAGTATGGAGGTATTCCTGTTAGAGCAGAATATGGAAACGAGATTGCAATAAGATTGATTTTAGGTTGCCTAAGAGTAGTTGCAGCAAGATTAGGCGTAACAATAATTCCATTATTTGTGGAAAGTGATATGCACTACTATAGAACATTTGTAAAAATTCTAAACAGACCAGATCAACAAAATAATTTGGGTTACATAGTTCATTGTAAGAATTGTAGACACAGAAAGATTTCATTGGAAACTCAGCAAACCTGTGAATTATGTAAATTAAAAATAAATTTAGCAGGACCATTATGGATTGGAAAAATTTTTGAAAAAGATTTCATTCAAAAAATGTTATTAGAAATTTCTAATCTAGAAATAGATAAAAATTGTGAGAAAACACTAAACAAATGTCTTGCTGAGTCAGAAATGCCTGGAACATATTTTACGATTGATGAGATTGCATCAAAAATGAAAGCATCACCACCAAAACTAGAAAATGCAATATCAAATTTACAAAAAAATAATTTCCTAGCAAGTGTCACTTCATTGAATCCAACCGGGTTTAGGACAAATGCAAACATAGATGAGATTATTAAAATTTTTCAGTCTATCCAATAA
- a CDS encoding 30S ribosomal protein S30e produces the protein MATHGSLTKAGKVRGQTPKVEGRKIVGTNSSLRNKSNFKKRFVLGRFPGQNKPGQRRKRR, from the coding sequence ATGGCAACACACGGTTCACTTACCAAAGCAGGTAAAGTAAGAGGACAAACTCCAAAGGTTGAAGGAAGAAAGATTGTAGGTACAAACTCTAGTCTTAGAAATAAGAGCAACTTCAAAAAACGATTTGTTCTTGGTAGATTCCCAGGACAAAACAAACCGGGCCAAAGAAGAAAGAGACGATAG
- a CDS encoding dihydroorotate dehydrogenase electron transfer subunit, which yields MQRNHNHPTIVTIEKVIDETPTVRTLVFSDEIMSDVLPGQFAMVWIPGINELPMSVMISKDSGKAAFTVRKHGPASTGLFNIKKGEQIGIRGPYGNSFDLKEGRLLLVGGGTGLVPMMRLLTFVKPTDDVTVLIGAKTKDEVFFEKLANELLEKNPHKVIVSTDDGSYGEKGFVTDLVEKLVNETKFDGIYTCGPEVMMYKTVQSAHSRGLFVQASLERMMKCGVGICGSCCVGEDLVCRDGTVFDGEHLSKNKEFGYFHRNKAGILENY from the coding sequence TTGCAAAGAAATCATAATCACCCAACAATTGTAACCATTGAGAAAGTAATTGACGAAACACCAACTGTTAGAACTTTGGTTTTCTCCGATGAAATAATGTCTGATGTCTTACCTGGACAATTTGCAATGGTTTGGATTCCTGGTATTAATGAGTTGCCAATGAGTGTGATGATTTCTAAAGATTCAGGAAAAGCAGCATTTACTGTTAGAAAACACGGACCAGCTTCTACTGGGTTATTTAATATCAAAAAAGGAGAACAAATAGGAATTCGTGGTCCTTATGGCAATTCTTTTGATCTTAAAGAAGGTAGATTGTTGTTAGTTGGTGGTGGAACTGGACTTGTTCCAATGATGCGATTACTTACATTTGTTAAACCAACTGATGATGTCACTGTTCTAATTGGCGCAAAAACAAAAGATGAAGTATTCTTTGAAAAGTTGGCAAATGAACTTTTAGAAAAAAACCCTCACAAAGTAATTGTTTCAACTGATGATGGCAGTTATGGTGAAAAAGGTTTTGTTACTGATTTGGTTGAAAAACTTGTTAATGAAACAAAATTTGATGGCATCTATACTTGCGGGCCTGAAGTAATGATGTACAAGACGGTACAATCAGCTCATTCCAGAGGCTTATTCGTACAGGCAAGTCTTGAAAGAATGATGAAATGCGGAGTTGGTATTTGTGGAAGCTGTTGTGTTGGTGAAGATCTAGTTTGCAGAGATGGGACTGTCTTTGATGGGGAACATTTATCAAAAAATAAAGAATTTGGTTATTTTCACAGGAATAAGGCTGGAATTTTAGAAAATTATTAA
- a CDS encoding dihydroorotate dehydrogenase translates to MEPSLETSIGQIHLKRPVMLASGILGISLDVFNRLYRSGAGAVVTKSLSTEPWEGYPNPTIFSVKGGGWINAVGLSNPGAPNFAKMIEPNKDVPIIVSLVGSIPGDFEMMVKQFENCKVTAYELNLSCPHVAKVGLEVGDDPELVKKIVTAVKNTTNVPVIAKVGLGTTHYLETVGTAIESGIDAITAINTVRAMAIDTETQRPILSNKFGGLSGTPIKPIALRCVYEISSKYDIPIIGCGGISTWEDAIEFFLAGASGIQLGSAIGDNWIQVFDEINDGIIQYMKRKEFSTIKEMVGLAKKS, encoded by the coding sequence GTGGAACCTAGTCTTGAAACTTCCATAGGTCAAATTCATCTAAAGAGACCTGTGATGTTGGCTTCAGGAATTTTAGGCATTTCTTTGGATGTTTTTAATCGACTTTATCGTTCTGGAGCTGGAGCCGTTGTTACAAAATCTTTGAGTACAGAACCATGGGAAGGTTATCCAAATCCTACTATCTTTAGTGTAAAGGGAGGCGGTTGGATTAATGCTGTTGGACTCTCAAATCCTGGTGCCCCTAATTTTGCAAAAATGATTGAACCAAACAAGGACGTTCCAATAATTGTAAGTTTGGTTGGTTCAATTCCTGGAGACTTTGAGATGATGGTAAAACAGTTTGAAAATTGTAAAGTTACTGCGTATGAATTGAATTTATCATGTCCCCATGTTGCCAAAGTTGGTCTAGAAGTTGGAGATGATCCTGAATTGGTAAAAAAAATTGTGACTGCAGTAAAAAATACCACAAATGTTCCGGTTATAGCAAAAGTTGGTTTAGGTACAACTCACTATCTTGAAACTGTGGGCACTGCAATTGAGTCTGGAATAGATGCTATTACTGCAATTAATACTGTTAGGGCAATGGCAATTGATACTGAAACACAAAGACCAATTTTGAGTAATAAATTTGGAGGATTATCGGGAACTCCAATTAAACCAATTGCATTAAGATGTGTTTATGAAATTTCTTCAAAATATGATATTCCAATAATTGGTTGTGGTGGAATATCTACATGGGAAGATGCAATTGAATTTTTCTTAGCAGGTGCTTCTGGGATTCAATTGGGTAGTGCAATAGGTGATAATTGGATTCAAGTTTTTGATGAGATTAATGATGGAATTATTCAATATATGAAAAGAAAAGAATTTTCTACAATTAAGGAGATGGTTGGACTTGCAAAGAAATCATAA
- a CDS encoding transcriptional regulator produces the protein MAKKKNSLIEEAEKIKSEIDQLKKKKTPSKSKKPAAKTAKKPAAKTAKKPAAKAAKKPAAKKPAAKTAKKPAAKTAKKPAAKAAKKTEEKPAKVKKLTKKELEEAKKEAEKTLEEELEEQLSDEEIENFQIEKVDMERLTNRVYDILAERESDGMFQSELWKKLKLTSRDGSRLALKLERMGTITREKILEKGRWTYKLIIKKTPISTQSIENAPCLVCPVEQKCSLEGEISPRNCQFIEDWVIAEMKKPAKSK, from the coding sequence ATGGCAAAGAAAAAAAATTCTCTAATTGAAGAGGCTGAAAAAATAAAAAGTGAAATTGATCAACTAAAAAAGAAAAAAACCCCTTCTAAATCTAAGAAACCTGCAGCAAAAACAGCAAAGAAACCTGCAGCAAAAACAGCAAAGAAACCTGCAGCAAAAGCAGCAAAGAAACCTGCAGCAAAGAAACCTGCAGCAAAAACAGCAAAGAAACCTGCAGCAAAAACAGCAAAGAAACCTGCAGCAAAAGCAGCAAAGAAAACAGAAGAAAAACCAGCAAAAGTAAAAAAATTAACTAAAAAAGAATTAGAAGAAGCTAAAAAGGAAGCTGAAAAAACACTAGAAGAAGAATTAGAAGAACAACTCTCTGATGAGGAAATAGAAAATTTCCAAATCGAAAAAGTTGACATGGAGAGACTTACTAACAGAGTTTATGATATTCTTGCAGAACGTGAATCTGATGGAATGTTCCAAAGTGAATTGTGGAAAAAACTTAAACTTACAAGTCGTGACGGTTCTAGATTAGCATTAAAACTTGAAAGAATGGGTACGATCACTAGAGAAAAAATTCTTGAGAAAGGTCGTTGGACTTACAAACTAATAATTAAAAAAACACCCATTAGTACTCAATCAATTGAAAATGCTCCTTGTTTGGTTTGTCCTGTTGAACAAAAATGTTCTCTAGAAGGTGAAATTAGTCCAAGAAATTGTCAATTCATTGAAGATTGGGTAATTGCTGAAATGAAGAAACCTGCGAAATCCAAATGA
- a CDS encoding ribonucleotide-diphosphate reductase subunit beta: protein MYSVILTELGISVFNDGKLDKAFPFSNSVKEYLAVKNKESKLNELVNYLASIQRGVSVSDESLLAILKKYSIDSHLMDSSELETVQATKPQIIVDSGFASNLQDTLGKLREFALGISSSKVTEVSESPDLHIIQAINSLDEIDKIANGLSSRLREWYGLHFPELDNVIDSINGYAQIVMAGKRESLTKQIFEDAGFPESKVEMLSLICTKSRGGDISDVNLAIVQSIAKQILDFHDLRKKLEEHVESEMNTIAPNLSAILGSAVGARILGRAGSLKRLASLPASTIQVLGAEKALFRSLKTGSQPPKHGLLFQHAMVHSAPRWQRGKIARAVAAKAVIAARVDVYGEGLNQTLLEKLNVRVDEIGKKYENPTEKDMRPPQTFRREGGNFGDRRREGGERRRGGNFGDRRREGGERRRGGNFGDRRREGGADKERSGSNKKRKKFGRR, encoded by the coding sequence ATGTATTCTGTAATTTTAACAGAATTGGGAATTTCAGTTTTTAATGATGGAAAGCTGGACAAGGCATTCCCATTTTCTAATTCAGTTAAAGAGTATCTTGCAGTGAAAAATAAAGAGTCAAAACTAAATGAGCTTGTAAATTATCTTGCTTCGATTCAAAGAGGAGTTTCAGTCAGTGATGAATCATTATTGGCTATTTTGAAAAAATATTCGATTGACTCTCATCTAATGGATTCAAGCGAACTTGAAACGGTTCAAGCAACAAAACCACAAATTATAGTTGATTCAGGTTTTGCATCAAATCTTCAAGACACATTAGGAAAATTAAGAGAGTTTGCATTAGGAATTTCATCTTCTAAAGTAACAGAGGTTTCAGAAAGTCCAGATCTTCATATCATTCAAGCAATAAATTCACTTGATGAGATTGACAAAATTGCAAATGGTCTAAGCTCAAGACTTAGAGAATGGTATGGATTACATTTTCCAGAATTAGATAATGTGATTGATAGTATCAATGGTTATGCTCAAATCGTAATGGCTGGAAAAAGAGAATCATTAACAAAGCAAATTTTTGAGGATGCAGGTTTTCCTGAATCTAAAGTAGAAATGTTATCATTGATTTGTACTAAAAGTAGAGGAGGGGACATATCAGATGTCAATTTAGCAATTGTTCAATCTATTGCAAAACAAATTCTAGATTTTCATGATTTACGTAAAAAACTTGAAGAGCATGTAGAATCTGAGATGAATACAATTGCTCCTAATCTTTCAGCAATACTTGGTTCTGCAGTTGGAGCAAGAATTTTAGGAAGAGCAGGTAGTCTCAAAAGATTGGCATCTCTACCAGCAAGCACAATACAAGTTTTAGGAGCTGAAAAAGCATTGTTTAGATCATTGAAAACTGGTTCTCAACCACCAAAACACGGATTACTATTCCAACATGCAATGGTTCATTCTGCACCAAGATGGCAAAGAGGAAAAATTGCACGTGCAGTTGCAGCAAAGGCGGTAATTGCTGCTAGAGTAGATGTTTACGGTGAAGGACTAAACCAAACATTACTTGAAAAACTCAATGTTAGAGTTGATGAAATAGGCAAGAAATATGAAAATCCTACTGAAAAAGATATGAGACCACCTCAAACCTTTAGAAGAGAAGGTGGAAACTTTGGCGATAGAAGAAGAGAAGGTGGAGAAAGAAGAAGAGGTGGAAACTTTGGCGATAGAAGAAGAGAAGGTGGAGAAAGAAGAAGAGGTGGAAACTTTGGCGATAGAAGAAGAGAAGGTGGAGCAGACAAAGAAAGATCTGGTTCAAATAAAAAGAGAAAGAAGTTTGGAAGAAGATAA
- a CDS encoding DDE-type integrase/transposase/recombinase, translating to MKDEKNQRQEKGKQIALKSDLIRISDYHYQVHSQTTNRDYHVIKSDGVWHCDCPDHRFRKVCCKHIHAIEFSLKIREEVREKNKVTIEPVSVDSCRFCKSKNIKKYGVRRNKHTAIQRFSCSDCHKTFSMNLGFEKMKHNPKGITTAMQLYFSGESLRNVAKSLKLLGMDVTHQTVYNWINKYTKLMNQYLDKIVPQVGDAWRADEVYVKIRGELKYVFAMMDDETRFWIAQEVADRKEGHDASTLLQKSKDVTKTKPKVFITDGLESYHKAYKKEFWTLKRLNRTLHIRHIHLQGDMNNNKMERLNGEIRDREKVMRGIKKKDSVTLTGYQLFHNYIRPHSALDNMTPSEKCGITINGDNKWITLIQNASKD from the coding sequence TTGAAAGACGAGAAAAATCAAAGACAAGAAAAGGGAAAACAGATAGCACTAAAATCAGATCTAATCAGAATATCAGACTATCATTATCAGGTACATTCCCAGACAACAAACAGGGATTACCATGTTATCAAATCAGATGGAGTATGGCATTGTGATTGCCCAGACCACAGATTCCGCAAAGTCTGTTGTAAACACATTCACGCAATAGAATTTTCACTCAAAATCAGAGAAGAAGTTAGAGAGAAAAACAAGGTAACTATTGAGCCTGTTAGTGTAGATTCATGCAGATTCTGCAAGAGTAAAAACATCAAGAAATACGGTGTAAGACGAAACAAACACACAGCAATTCAGAGATTCTCATGTTCAGACTGTCACAAAACATTCTCAATGAATCTAGGTTTTGAGAAGATGAAGCATAACCCAAAAGGGATTACTACTGCAATGCAACTATACTTTTCAGGCGAGTCACTAAGAAACGTGGCTAAATCACTCAAACTCTTAGGCATGGATGTAACCCATCAGACAGTCTACAACTGGATTAACAAATACACCAAACTCATGAACCAATACTTAGACAAGATAGTACCGCAAGTCGGGGATGCATGGAGAGCCGATGAAGTTTATGTCAAGATTCGTGGTGAGTTGAAATATGTATTTGCAATGATGGATGATGAGACAAGATTCTGGATTGCACAGGAAGTAGCAGATAGAAAAGAAGGTCATGATGCAAGTACCTTACTGCAAAAATCAAAAGATGTAACAAAAACAAAACCAAAAGTGTTCATTACTGATGGTTTAGAATCATATCACAAAGCATACAAGAAAGAGTTTTGGACATTGAAAAGATTGAATCGAACTCTACACATTAGACATATTCACTTACAGGGAGATATGAACAACAACAAAATGGAGAGGTTGAATGGTGAAATCAGAGATAGAGAAAAAGTAATGAGAGGAATAAAGAAAAAAGATTCCGTTACACTAACTGGTTATCAGTTATTTCATAATTACATCAGACCACATAGTGCATTAGATAACATGACACCAAGTGAGAAATGTGGAATTACAATTAATGGAGATAACAAATGGATTACATTAATTCAAAATGCGAGTAAAGATTAG
- a CDS encoding radical SAM protein, with protein MGTPKIVLTADRTLMSPYRGLSLATFFGCAPAIDPNRDKSSFWYKILGKQVTPKILFDFICNYIPHTNGVANYAPYGLRKLEAGLLRDGFSRQDVVVAHPDHIEQFIGPQTEVIGTYEMDPLGMGPVTMTFTYGRKQMSYDEYYNTELHHRIKAAKAKTGSKAKVISGASGTWQYNYDPEKIEEFGIYAILEGELGGIAPEIDGHAGRFFNYLINGDFENMDPFRKRSDFKVNIKEFERNGKKLHGRFVNFWDRPELEEIPDIVEPSMHGMVEVMRGCGRGCKFCDVTLRSLRYYPPEKVKREIEINMKKGGSKSAWIHSDDIFVYGMDPRTAKGMEPNREALEELFTAIMSTGVEHTNPTHGTLAGAIADEKLIPNLSKIMKAGPDNMIGVQAGFETGSLRLIGKYADRKLAPYSPDEWHWVVKEGVKTLNQDYWIPAFTLIMGLDNDETPEDSWETIRLISELEHEQPDSMFTATALTFVPIGLLEKSDFFNIGNEMTPAQLGVLYKTWQHNFKYGIQKFMTKTGSKGPQRYFFNAIARSLGGVPLGAMERYARRKSKEHEQVIDTVKAKYW; from the coding sequence ATGGGAACTCCAAAGATAGTGTTAACTGCTGATAGAACATTAATGTCGCCATATCGTGGTTTGTCATTAGCGACATTTTTTGGATGTGCTCCGGCAATAGACCCAAATCGAGATAAGAGTAGTTTTTGGTACAAGATTCTTGGAAAACAAGTAACTCCAAAAATTTTGTTTGATTTTATTTGTAATTATATCCCTCACACAAACGGTGTTGCAAATTATGCTCCATACGGCTTGAGAAAATTAGAAGCTGGTTTACTTCGAGATGGTTTTAGTAGACAAGATGTTGTGGTTGCTCATCCTGATCATATTGAGCAGTTCATTGGACCTCAAACTGAAGTCATTGGAACTTATGAGATGGATCCACTTGGAATGGGTCCTGTAACAATGACATTCACTTATGGTAGAAAACAAATGTCTTATGATGAATATTATAATACAGAACTCCATCATCGAATTAAAGCTGCAAAAGCAAAAACTGGAAGTAAAGCCAAAGTAATTTCTGGTGCTTCAGGAACTTGGCAATACAATTATGATCCAGAAAAAATCGAAGAATTTGGAATTTATGCTATTTTGGAGGGAGAACTTGGAGGCATTGCTCCAGAAATTGATGGACATGCAGGTAGATTCTTCAACTATTTGATTAATGGTGATTTTGAAAATATGGATCCTTTCAGAAAACGAAGTGACTTTAAAGTTAACATTAAAGAATTTGAAAGAAATGGAAAGAAACTACATGGAAGATTTGTAAATTTCTGGGATAGACCCGAATTAGAAGAGATTCCTGATATCGTAGAACCAAGTATGCATGGAATGGTTGAAGTAATGCGCGGTTGTGGTAGGGGATGTAAATTCTGTGATGTTACATTAAGATCATTGAGATACTATCCTCCAGAAAAAGTAAAAAGAGAAATTGAAATTAACATGAAGAAAGGTGGTTCTAAATCTGCATGGATTCACAGTGATGATATCTTTGTTTATGGAATGGATCCGCGTACTGCAAAAGGCATGGAGCCAAACAGAGAAGCACTAGAAGAATTATTCACCGCAATCATGTCTACAGGGGTTGAACATACAAATCCTACACATGGAACTTTGGCAGGAGCTATAGCCGATGAAAAATTAATTCCAAATCTTTCTAAAATCATGAAGGCTGGTCCTGACAACATGATTGGTGTCCAAGCTGGATTTGAAACTGGCAGTCTTAGATTAATTGGTAAATACGCAGATAGAAAACTTGCACCATACTCGCCAGATGAATGGCATTGGGTTGTAAAAGAGGGTGTCAAGACCTTGAATCAGGATTACTGGATTCCTGCATTCACTTTGATTATGGGTCTTGATAATGATGAAACTCCTGAAGATTCATGGGAGACTATTCGCCTAATTAGTGAATTAGAACATGAACAACCTGATTCAATGTTTACTGCAACAGCACTCACATTTGTCCCAATTGGACTATTAGAAAAATCTGATTTCTTTAACATTGGAAATGAAATGACTCCTGCTCAATTGGGTGTTCTCTATAAGACATGGCAACACAATTTCAAATATGGTATTCAAAAATTCATGACTAAGACTGGTTCTAAAGGACCACAGAGATACTTCTTTAATGCAATAGCAAGATCTCTTGGCGGTGTTCCATTAGGTGCAATGGAAAGATATGCACGCAGAAAGAGCAAGGAACACGAACAAGTTATTGATACTGTTAAAGCCAAGTACTGGTAG
- a CDS encoding RlmE family RNA methyltransferase: MKLQDARKDHYRKLAHEQGYRSRAAYKLKELNQSYRIIGPGFYVLDLGCAPGGWTQMAVKLAGNQGKVMGVDLSYVEEIPGAHIIRENIEDEIVVDEVMSYFGRKVNAVICDLSPQVSGNWTVDHAKQISLNYDCTKIMDKVLAHKGNAVFKVFDGEFSMEFKDYVKKKFARINLTKPKASRKQSSELYYVCLGFIG, encoded by the coding sequence ATGAAACTTCAAGATGCACGAAAAGATCATTACAGAAAATTAGCTCATGAACAGGGTTATCGTAGTAGAGCAGCTTACAAACTAAAAGAACTGAATCAATCCTATAGAATAATTGGTCCGGGATTTTATGTACTTGATTTAGGATGTGCACCTGGTGGATGGACTCAGATGGCCGTAAAATTAGCAGGGAATCAAGGAAAAGTTATGGGAGTTGATTTGTCCTATGTTGAAGAGATACCTGGAGCCCATATTATTCGTGAAAATATAGAGGATGAGATTGTAGTTGATGAGGTAATGTCTTATTTTGGGCGTAAAGTTAATGCTGTAATTTGCGATTTATCTCCTCAAGTTAGTGGGAATTGGACAGTGGATCATGCTAAACAAATTTCGTTAAATTATGATTGCACAAAAATTATGGATAAAGTTTTAGCTCATAAGGGTAATGCAGTCTTCAAAGTTTTTGATGGCGAATTTTCAATGGAATTCAAAGACTATGTCAAGAAAAAATTTGCAAGAATAAATCTTACTAAACCTAAAGCAAGTAGAAAACAAAGTAGTGAATTGTATTATGTTTGTCTAGGTTTTATTGGATAG